One window of the Spirochaetia bacterium 38H-sp genome contains the following:
- a CDS encoding omptin family outer membrane protease, whose amino-acid sequence MRVLGVISFLLGLCFFSYGLDISFSYDYLVISTIAREQVFCDYNGSEHLLSELVWTGGDIGLAGLSSEFVFSNIVLSVDTAFSIKDFGSSYMEDYDFLNLGYDYATHYSVHDVIQDLYFEIVGLVGWDFSLGDAHVVPSIGWFYLHRKWSAYDGYAIYPVSPGEPYDPSSGTGSAYPYYTGSGTKTSLSGLVIDYEQEFMSPVFALSFSSGRLSIFSFSIEPYIGIYPILYTLDNHYLRDIVFLDRMFGGLLTGGDIRVDIFLLDFLSFYGGYRLRYIEMVHGSSSFKESGVWYTAINGGSGMVSFSDGFFVGLEINF is encoded by the coding sequence ATGCGCGTCTTAGGTGTTATTTCCTTTTTGTTGGGACTTTGTTTTTTTTCTTATGGTCTTGATATTTCCTTTTCTTACGATTATTTGGTCATTTCTACTATCGCAAGGGAGCAGGTTTTCTGCGATTATAATGGCAGTGAGCATCTTTTGAGCGAGCTTGTATGGACTGGAGGGGATATTGGCCTCGCAGGTCTTTCTTCTGAATTCGTTTTTTCCAATATAGTTTTATCCGTTGATACTGCTTTTTCTATCAAAGATTTTGGCAGTAGCTATATGGAAGATTATGATTTTCTTAATCTTGGTTATGATTATGCGACTCATTATTCTGTGCATGATGTGATTCAGGATTTGTACTTTGAGATTGTTGGTCTTGTGGGATGGGATTTCTCTCTTGGTGATGCACACGTTGTGCCTTCTATAGGTTGGTTTTATCTTCACAGGAAGTGGAGTGCTTATGATGGATATGCTATTTATCCTGTAAGTCCCGGAGAACCGTATGATCCCTCTTCTGGTACCGGAAGTGCCTATCCCTATTATACTGGCAGTGGAACAAAAACGTCTTTATCCGGCCTTGTTATAGACTATGAGCAGGAGTTTATGAGTCCTGTCTTTGCTCTTTCTTTTTCTTCCGGAAGGTTATCTATTTTTTCTTTTTCTATTGAGCCTTATATTGGTATCTATCCTATTTTGTATACTCTGGACAACCACTATCTCAGAGATATTGTTTTTTTGGATAGGATGTTTGGCGGACTTCTCACAGGCGGAGATATTCGTGTTGATATTTTTTTGCTGGATTTTCTTTCTTTTTATGGTGGATATAGGTTAAGATATATTGAGATGGTGCATGGTTCTAGCAGTTTTAAAGAAAGCGGAGTGTGGTATACTGCAATCAATGGGGGAAGCGGGATGGTTTCTTTTTCTGATGGTTTTTTTGTGGGGCTTGAGATTAATTTTTGA
- a CDS encoding sigma-54 dependent transcriptional regulator has product MKVLVVDDERDIRDAFSMVLSDCEVIGAASLSEAVSVMTEDSVDVAFIDLRLRAESGLDVLSIVKERFPSVCCVMISAHASVGEAVEAVRMGALDFLEKPLSFDRIRLIVDRVSEHVFASRVLSGEMERYELVGSSPAMQRLRAVVSRVADVDVPVLITGESGTGKEHVAHRLHLESRRARGPLVCVNCAAIPEELFESELFGHERGAFTGADRRRPGRIEEARGGTLFLDEVGELPLSQQAKLLRVLESGDFYPVGASSPRSCNVRFVFATNRDLYGEVERGAFREDLWYRISTVLIDVPPLRERREDIRGLAMLFFRRVCGELGRSVLPDDSAFAVLEGLSYRGNVRELQQLVWRCVLSCSGPVVDADCVRRVLSSAGSAGSAGSAGSAGSAGSAGSAGSAGSAGSAGGRWRELFEKQRSLRDARCDFEREYIMYHVERCGGNVSAAARAMSMIPANLLRRMKELGLK; this is encoded by the coding sequence ATGAAGGTGCTTGTTGTGGATGATGAGCGTGATATACGGGATGCTTTTTCTATGGTGCTGTCGGATTGCGAGGTAATAGGGGCTGCATCTTTGTCCGAGGCTGTTTCTGTTATGACTGAGGACTCTGTTGATGTTGCTTTTATAGATTTGCGTCTGAGGGCTGAGAGCGGGCTTGATGTCCTTTCTATAGTAAAGGAGCGATTTCCTTCTGTGTGCTGTGTTATGATTTCTGCTCATGCATCTGTAGGGGAGGCTGTGGAGGCTGTGCGTATGGGTGCGCTTGATTTTCTGGAGAAGCCTCTTTCTTTTGATAGAATCAGGTTGATTGTGGATAGGGTTTCCGAGCATGTGTTTGCGAGCAGGGTTTTGTCAGGTGAGATGGAGAGGTATGAGCTTGTGGGGAGTTCTCCTGCCATGCAACGGTTGCGTGCTGTTGTTTCTAGGGTGGCAGATGTGGATGTGCCTGTTCTTATAACGGGCGAGAGTGGTACTGGTAAGGAGCATGTTGCGCATAGGTTGCATCTTGAGAGCAGGAGGGCACGGGGGCCTCTTGTGTGTGTCAATTGTGCTGCGATTCCGGAGGAGTTGTTTGAGAGTGAGCTTTTTGGCCATGAGAGAGGAGCTTTTACTGGCGCGGATAGGCGGAGGCCGGGGCGGATTGAGGAGGCAAGGGGCGGGACGCTTTTCCTTGATGAGGTGGGGGAGCTTCCTTTGTCTCAGCAGGCTAAGCTTTTGCGTGTTCTTGAGTCAGGTGATTTTTATCCAGTGGGTGCATCTTCTCCGCGCAGCTGCAATGTGCGGTTTGTTTTTGCTACCAACAGGGATTTGTACGGGGAGGTGGAGCGGGGGGCTTTTAGGGAAGATTTGTGGTACAGGATTTCTACTGTGCTTATCGATGTGCCTCCGTTGAGGGAGCGTAGAGAGGATATAAGGGGTCTTGCTATGCTTTTTTTTCGACGGGTGTGTGGGGAGTTGGGGCGGTCTGTTTTGCCGGATGATTCTGCGTTTGCTGTGCTTGAGGGGCTTTCTTACAGGGGGAATGTGAGGGAGTTACAGCAGCTTGTGTGGCGCTGTGTTCTATCCTGTAGTGGGCCGGTGGTGGATGCGGATTGTGTGCGTCGTGTGCTGAGTAGTGCTGGTAGTGCTGGTAGTGCTGGTAGTGCTGGTAGTGCTGGTAGTGCTGGTAGTGCTGGTAGTGCTGGTAGTGCTGGTAGTGCTGGTAGTGCTGGCGGGCGGTGGAGAGAGCTTTTTGAGAAACAAAGGAGCCTTAGGGATGCTCGGTGTGATTTTGAGAGAGAATATATCATGTATCATGTTGAGCGATGTGGTGGCAATGTGTCTGCTGCTGCACGTGCTATGAGTATGATTCCTGCAAATCTTCTCAGGCGGATGAAAGAGTTGGGACTTAAATGA
- a CDS encoding AMP-binding protein, producing MSDVIYTLPELIRRSSERFSDRILYRLYDDGEIKESFSYGEVYEKIRAMAGLLTSLGVKPGDKVMLISENRPAWPVAYFAISFIGAVIVPVLIDFTASQVKTVFEHAECAAVCTSEKLLNKLADAGVESDFILIDRFMHDDACVIRSKNLVSVPYELLDPADVKEDDLAAILYTSGTTGRSKGVMLSHKNLALQAYECRSVFKVGPRDRLFSVLPLAHTYECTIGMLFPTAYGCSITYISRPPTASVLIPALSEVRPTVMLSVPLIIEKIYNTKIKPQLVDHPLYKFKLTRPLALWVAGKKLLATFGGALRFFGIGGAPLAPDTEDFLKSSGFPYAIGYGLTETAPLIAGSNPRNTVRGAIGPIFKNVRLRIVDANGNIVAGEGVKSGSYNAEGEIQVKSPYVMMGYYKQPELTRSVFTEDGWFKTGDIGLLDRRGRLFIKGRLKSLILGPGGENIYPEEIEFLLNLSDFVEESLVYQDEAGQLVALVVLSEQAKNLLAAAGDGVDEAMHSISSGVNNLTRAAEDFAEKLKKEVNSRLAAFSRISRIKLDDKPLEKTATHKVKRFLYTDKNNDDKKSG from the coding sequence ATGAGTGATGTTATCTATACACTTCCCGAGCTGATAAGGCGTTCTTCCGAGCGTTTTTCGGATAGGATTCTTTACAGGCTATATGATGATGGAGAAATCAAAGAGTCTTTTTCTTATGGAGAGGTCTATGAGAAGATAAGAGCTATGGCAGGACTTCTTACTTCTCTTGGTGTAAAGCCTGGTGATAAGGTCATGCTTATATCTGAGAACAGGCCTGCATGGCCTGTTGCTTATTTTGCTATTTCGTTTATAGGTGCAGTAATTGTACCTGTTCTGATAGACTTTACAGCTTCTCAGGTTAAAACTGTTTTTGAGCATGCAGAGTGTGCAGCCGTATGTACCAGTGAAAAGCTTCTCAATAAACTGGCTGATGCGGGGGTAGAGTCCGACTTTATTCTGATAGACAGGTTTATGCATGATGATGCCTGTGTTATAAGAAGCAAAAATCTTGTGTCGGTTCCTTATGAGTTGTTGGACCCTGCTGATGTCAAAGAAGATGACCTTGCGGCTATTCTCTATACCTCTGGTACGACAGGTAGAAGCAAAGGTGTTATGCTCAGCCATAAGAACCTTGCCTTGCAGGCTTATGAATGCCGTTCTGTTTTTAAGGTTGGTCCTAGAGACAGGCTTTTTTCTGTTTTGCCTCTTGCTCATACTTACGAGTGCACCATAGGAATGCTTTTCCCTACTGCTTATGGTTGTTCTATCACATATATATCCAGACCGCCTACGGCTTCTGTTCTTATACCCGCGCTTAGCGAGGTGAGACCCACTGTTATGCTTTCTGTTCCTCTTATAATAGAAAAAATTTACAATACAAAGATAAAACCTCAGCTTGTGGACCATCCTCTATATAAATTTAAGCTCACAAGACCTCTTGCCCTTTGGGTTGCAGGCAAGAAGCTTCTTGCAACATTTGGTGGGGCTTTACGCTTTTTTGGTATTGGCGGGGCCCCTCTTGCCCCTGATACGGAGGATTTCCTCAAGTCATCTGGTTTCCCTTATGCTATAGGCTACGGGCTTACTGAGACTGCGCCTCTTATAGCCGGTTCTAACCCGCGCAATACTGTACGGGGTGCCATAGGCCCTATTTTTAAAAATGTGCGGCTTAGAATAGTTGATGCCAACGGTAATATAGTTGCTGGCGAGGGTGTAAAATCAGGCAGCTATAATGCAGAGGGAGAGATACAGGTAAAAAGCCCTTATGTCATGATGGGTTATTACAAGCAGCCTGAGCTTACACGCAGTGTGTTTACAGAGGACGGATGGTTTAAGACAGGTGATATAGGACTTCTTGACAGGCGGGGAAGATTGTTTATAAAAGGAAGGCTTAAATCTCTTATCCTTGGTCCTGGGGGTGAGAATATCTATCCTGAGGAGATAGAGTTTTTGCTTAATCTTTCTGATTTTGTAGAAGAATCTCTTGTTTATCAAGATGAGGCTGGGCAGCTTGTGGCTCTTGTTGTGCTCTCTGAGCAGGCTAAAAACCTGTTGGCTGCTGCCGGAGACGGAGTTGATGAGGCTATGCATAGCATAAGCTCCGGGGTAAATAACCTTACCCGTGCTGCTGAAGACTTTGCAGAGAAGCTCAAGAAGGAAGTCAATTCCAGACTTGCAGCCTTTTCCAGAATCAGCAGGATAAAGCTTGATGACAAGCCGCTTGAGAAGACTGCAACCCACAAGGTAAAACGCTTTTTGTATACAGACAAGAATAACGACGATAAAAAATCCGGTTAA